From Mus musculus strain C57BL/6J chromosome 17, GRCm38.p6 C57BL/6J, the proteins below share one genomic window:
- the Esp31 gene encoding exocrine gland-secreting peptide 31 precursor: MDSFPVMCFLLILLLSSMFTEGAVLKNDQEELIDSEDEQLIFIECGYIQGILHNPEMSFNLNDYEQKFENINNRVFFLCVSRTYVCLKYPKTRLLLQVMDPVRFINMTQSRDFC, translated from the exons ATGGACTCATTCCCAGTGATGTGTTTTCTCCTCATTCTGTTGTTATCATCAATGTTCACCGAAGGAGCG GTTCTGAAAAACGATCAGGAAGAACTCATTGACTCTGAAGATGAACAATTGATCTTTATTGAATGCGGATATATACAAGGGATTTTACATAATCCTGAGATGTCATTCAACCTCAATGATTATGAACAAAAGTTTGAAAACATAAacaatagggttttttttttgtgtgtgagtagAACTTATGTCTGCCTTAAATATCCCAAAACTAGGCTGTTACTCCAAGTAATGGACCCAGTGAGATTCATTAACATGACCCAATCAAGGGACTTTTGTTAG